From one uncultured Paludibacter sp. genomic stretch:
- a CDS encoding conserved hypothetical protein (Evidence 4 : Unknown function but conserved in other organisms): MNSLDTNKELNDLQKEQNLQEEITSTSPENTQPSENTEGAETHHNLTKQELYDQLKTLVQQDVEQVKDEVEHIKQLFYKKNKAEIAEQRAAYIEKGGDELSFIPETPELETEFKELLTQYRNKKAEVTAHQEKEKENNLLKKNHIIEQMKQLVESNDDVSANISTFRQLQQEWKNTGAVPANASTELWKQYNLNQEKFWDLIKINNELREYDFKKNLEAKNKLIEQAEALENEEDVKTAFRQLQKLHEEWHELGPVARELREDTWNRFKAASTVINKKHQSHFDEIRKNEEENLQAKVTLCEKIEAIDISKLVSYKDWDDATKNILELQEEWRTIGFAPRKANQKIFDRYRKACDAFFTAKANFYKEVKSNLNHNLELKKALCEKAEALKDSTDWKETSEILVELQKEWKTIGAVPKKHSDDVWKRFIGACDYFFEQKNKAVGGQKSIEQENLAKKKELIEKIKAFEKTDNSTDSLAALRALAAEWNNIGHVPFKEKDKIYKEYRKALDAKFDSLXIDSSQRRLESFRNNLKDMSGKGENKLYREREKMVRAYEHLKSEIATYENNIGFLSISSKKGGGMLKEMEHKIETLKNECKLLEQKIAMIDENI, translated from the coding sequence ATGAACTCACTTGACACAAACAAGGAACTTAACGATTTGCAAAAAGAACAAAACTTGCAAGAAGAAATTACCTCTACTTCCCCCGAAAACACTCAACCCTCAGAAAATACTGAAGGAGCTGAAACACATCATAACTTAACCAAGCAAGAACTTTATGACCAATTAAAAACACTTGTTCAACAAGATGTAGAACAAGTAAAAGACGAAGTAGAACATATAAAACAGTTATTTTATAAAAAAAATAAAGCAGAAATTGCCGAACAACGCGCTGCTTACATTGAAAAAGGCGGTGATGAACTCAGTTTCATTCCTGAAACTCCCGAGCTTGAAACCGAATTCAAAGAACTTCTTACCCAATATCGTAATAAAAAAGCAGAAGTTACAGCTCATCAAGAAAAAGAAAAAGAAAATAATCTTCTGAAAAAAAATCATATCATTGAGCAAATGAAACAATTGGTAGAAAGTAACGACGACGTTTCTGCCAATATCTCTACATTCCGCCAATTACAACAAGAGTGGAAAAATACCGGAGCTGTTCCTGCAAATGCATCCACAGAACTTTGGAAGCAATATAATTTAAATCAGGAAAAATTCTGGGATTTAATTAAAATAAACAACGAACTTCGTGAATATGATTTCAAAAAAAATCTCGAAGCAAAAAATAAACTCATCGAACAAGCTGAAGCGTTAGAAAACGAAGAAGATGTTAAGACCGCTTTTCGCCAGTTACAAAAACTTCACGAAGAATGGCACGAATTAGGACCTGTTGCACGCGAGTTACGTGAAGATACGTGGAATAGATTTAAAGCCGCTTCTACCGTTATAAACAAAAAACATCAGTCTCATTTCGATGAAATTCGTAAAAACGAAGAAGAAAATTTACAAGCAAAAGTAACTCTTTGTGAGAAAATTGAAGCCATTGATATTTCTAAACTCGTTTCATATAAAGACTGGGACGACGCTACCAAAAACATTCTTGAATTACAAGAAGAATGGAGAACTATAGGATTTGCTCCACGAAAAGCAAATCAAAAAATATTTGACCGCTACCGTAAAGCTTGTGATGCTTTTTTTACAGCTAAAGCTAATTTCTATAAAGAAGTAAAATCTAATTTAAACCACAACTTAGAACTCAAAAAAGCGCTTTGCGAAAAAGCGGAAGCATTGAAAGACAGCACCGACTGGAAAGAAACGTCAGAAATACTGGTAGAATTACAAAAGGAATGGAAAACAATAGGCGCAGTACCTAAAAAACACTCCGATGATGTATGGAAACGTTTTATTGGCGCTTGCGATTACTTTTTTGAACAAAAAAACAAAGCTGTTGGCGGACAAAAAAGCATTGAACAAGAAAATCTTGCTAAAAAGAAAGAGCTGATAGAAAAAATAAAAGCGTTTGAAAAAACAGACAATTCTACAGATTCTTTGGCTGCTTTACGCGCTTTAGCTGCCGAGTGGAACAATATAGGACATGTTCCTTTCAAAGAAAAAGATAAAATTTACAAAGAATACCGCAAAGCGTTGGACGCCAAATTTGATTCGCTCAANATCGATTCNTCACAACGTCGATTGGAATCGTTCCGAAATAACTTAAAAGATATGAGTGGAAAAGGCGAAAACAAACTTTATCGTGAACGAGAAAAAATGGTTCGAGCTTATGAACATCTAAAATCAGAAATAGCCACTTACGAAAATAACATCGGCTTTTTAAGCATTTCATCAAAAAAAGGAGGCGGGATGCTGAAAGAAATGGAACATAAAATAGAAACACTTAAAAACGAATGCAAACTGCTCGAACAAAAAATTGCAATGATTGACGAAAATATTTAA
- the gmhB gene encoding D,D-heptose 1,7-bisphosphate phosphatase, whose protein sequence is MKIVIIAGGKGTRISSVADEIPKAMIPIKGKPVVEYQVELAKRYGFTEFIFIIGHLGEQIENYFGDGSKWDIKIIYFKEIQALGTAGALAYLTQYLEEDFFVFYGDTVMDIDLERMLNYHRLKKADATLLIHPNDHPYDSDIVEIDENGNVLKLYNKPRPKGFISRNLVNAALFIFSPKVLPNIEKGVKSHIEKDVLPKCINQGMNIYGYVSPEYIKDMGTPDRYYKVCDDVLSGKVAKLNWRNPRPAIFLDRDGVISREIDLLHSADKLELIEGAGEAIKYINEKGYLAIVVTNQPVIARNLCTFEELSHIHAKLETLLGEKHAYLNAIYFCPHHPDAGYPEERKEYKIKCNCRKPSPGMLLDAAKDWNINISKSIMIGDRKIDVQAGENAGVKTSVMIEQNKPYALLDVLKTLI, encoded by the coding sequence ATGAAGATTGTGATAATTGCAGGTGGAAAAGGAACAAGAATATCATCTGTTGCCGATGAAATTCCAAAAGCGATGATTCCTATAAAGGGAAAGCCTGTTGTTGAATATCAAGTGGAACTTGCTAAACGCTATGGATTTACTGAGTTTATTTTTATTATAGGACATCTGGGGGAACAAATTGAGAATTATTTTGGTGACGGTTCAAAATGGGATATAAAAATTATATATTTTAAAGAAATACAAGCATTAGGAACCGCAGGAGCTTTGGCATATCTCACGCAATATCTTGAAGAAGATTTCTTTGTATTTTATGGTGATACTGTTATGGATATTGATTTGGAAAGGATGTTAAATTATCATCGATTAAAAAAAGCTGACGCAACTTTACTTATTCATCCCAATGATCACCCTTACGATTCTGATATTGTCGAAATAGATGAAAATGGTAATGTTTTAAAACTCTACAACAAACCACGTCCGAAAGGATTTATAAGTAGAAATTTAGTGAACGCAGCTCTTTTTATATTTTCGCCGAAAGTTCTACCAAATATTGAAAAAGGAGTAAAATCTCATATTGAAAAAGACGTTTTACCCAAATGCATAAATCAGGGGATGAATATTTATGGATATGTATCTCCCGAGTATATCAAGGATATGGGAACTCCTGATAGATACTACAAAGTTTGTGATGATGTTTTATCCGGTAAAGTTGCAAAATTGAATTGGAGAAATCCTCGCCCTGCAATATTTTTAGATAGAGATGGTGTGATTTCCAGAGAAATAGATTTGTTGCATTCTGCTGATAAATTAGAACTAATAGAAGGTGCCGGAGAAGCAATAAAATATATCAATGAAAAAGGTTATTTAGCTATTGTTGTGACAAATCAACCCGTAATAGCAAGGAATTTGTGTACTTTTGAAGAATTATCGCATATACACGCAAAACTTGAAACATTATTGGGAGAAAAACATGCTTATTTAAATGCAATTTATTTCTGTCCGCATCATCCTGACGCAGGATATCCTGAAGAAAGAAAGGAGTATAAAATAAAATGCAATTGCAGAAAACCGTCACCAGGTATGTTGTTGGATGCGGCTAAAGATTGGAATATAAATATCTCCAAATCAATTATGATTGGAGACCGGAAAATTGATGTGCAAGCTGGAGAAAATGCAGGAGTTAAAACATCTGTAATGATTGAACAAAATAAACCCTATGCACTGTTGGATGTTTTAAAAACACTTATTTAA
- a CDS encoding Glycosyl transferase family protein codes for MLNXSIVLYNSSFAEIELLXKTLRQSKLVNDVFLXDNSPNENNNFKLLPAKYIFNNKNLGYGXAHNIAIRKTIEQRIPYHLVVNPDIEFGSKVLDELIDFLQQNKDIGHLMPKVTYPNGEIQYLCKLLPKPSDLFLRRFLPQKXTKKSNEQFELRKSGYNKMMEIPYLSGCFMLLRTQALEDVGLFDERFFMYPEDIDLTRRIHRKYKTIFYPNVSVVHHHTQASYKNNKLLFIHIWNLIKXFNKWGWFFDKERKKVNXETLKNLNLL; via the coding sequence ATGCTTAACNNCTCCATCGTTTTATACAATTCTTCTTTTGCTGAAATTGAGTTGCTTNTGAAAACTCTTCGGCAATCAAAACTCGTAAACGATGTGTTTTTGATNGACAATTCNCCTAATGAGAATAATAATTTTAAACTACTCCCTGCAAAATATATTTTTAACAACAAAAATTTAGGTTACGGTGNGGCGCATAATATCGCAATTCGTAAAACAATTGAACAAAGAATTCCGTATCATTTAGTAGTAAATCCAGACATTGAATTTGGGAGTAAGGTTTTGGATGAGTTAATTGATTTTCTGCAGCAAAATAAAGATATTGGACATTTAATGCCAAAAGTGACTTATCCAAACGGTGAAATTCAATACCTCTGCAAACTTCTTCCNAAACCTTCNGATTTGTTTTTAAGGCGTTTTCTTCCTCAAAAATGNACAAAGAAATCCAATGAACAATTTGAACTGAGAAAAAGCGGTTACAATAAAATGATGGAAATTCCTTATCTTTCCGGTTGTTTTATGTTGTTGCGCACGCAAGCATTGGAAGATGTGGGGTTATTCGACGAACGTTTTTTTATGTACCCTGAAGATATTGATTTAACCCGCAGAATACACCGAAAATACAAAACCATTTTTTATCCTAATGTAAGCGTTGTTCATCATCATACGCAGGCATCTTATAAAAACAACAAGCTTTTATTTATTCACATCTGGAATTTGATAAAATANTTCAATAAATGGGGTTGGTTTTTTGATAAAGAACGAAAAAAAGTAAACGNAGAAACNTTGAAAAACTTAAATTTATTGTAA
- a CDS encoding Multiple antibiotic resistance (MarC)-related protein, whose translation MHFNIIQITSAFIVLFAIIDILGAIPIILNIRAKGEKIKPLSVSVISLAILILFLFAGEGILKLFNVDFASFAVAGSLIIFVFALEMVLDVEIFRNLGPEGGASIVPIAFPLVAGPASFTTLLSLRAEYSVENIIIAVILNVIFVYIVLVSTTKIEKIIGKGGIYIMRKFFGIILLAIAVKLFTSNIGNLLH comes from the coding sequence ATGCATTTCAATATTATTCAAATTACGAGCGCGTTTATTGTGCTTTTTGCCATCATTGATATCTTGGGCGCTATTCCTATTATTTTAAATATAAGAGCAAAAGGAGAAAAGATAAAACCTTTGAGCGTAAGTGTAATCTCTTTAGCTATTTTAATTCTTTTCTTGTTTGCAGGTGAGGGAATTTTAAAGTTATTTAATGTGGATTTTGCTTCGTTTGCCGTTGCGGGCTCGCTTATTATTTTTGTTTTTGCTTTGGAAATGGTGCTTGATGTGGAAATTTTCCGTAATTTAGGACCNGAAGGAGGCGCTTCTATTGTTCCCATTGCTTTTCCTCTAGTTGCAGGTCCCGCTTCATTTACAACNCTNCTTTCACTGCGTGCAGAGTATTCTGTNGAAAATATCATTATTGCCGTTATCCTGAATGTTATTTTTGTTTACATCGTCCTTGTTTCTACTACTAAAATTGAAAAAATAATAGGCAAAGGCGGTATTTACATTATGCGTAAGTTTTTTGGCATTATTCTTTTAGCTATAGCAGTGAAATTATTCACTTCCAATATAGGTAATCTACTTCATTAA
- a CDS encoding Sugar kinase — MIISRTPFRISFAGGGSDLPSFYRRELGAVVSTTIDKYMYIAIHPFFDKNKIQLKYSKTELVDSIEDIKHPIFREVLSHYNLKGVDLNSIADVPAGTGLGSSSSFTVGLINVVKAYLNKAISCEKLAELACEVEIDKVGSPIGKQDQYAAAFGGMNFITFYGDETVNVEKIIMQPDKKKELQDNLVMIYIGGNHSANDILKEQQQIINGSSEFNVQKQMVQQAFQLRSALEKNDIDDFGRYLHEQWMMKKSLTKGISNGYIDDIYKKGIKSGALGGKLLGAGGAGFILFYCQEEKQDLFRESMQDFNEMKFTFDSGGSKIIYMHDNL; from the coding sequence ATGATTATATCAAGAACTCCTTTTCGTATTTCATTTGCTGGTGGCGGATCTGATTTACCGTCATTTTATCGCAGAGAATTAGGTGCCGTTGTAAGTACGACTATTGACAAATATATGTATATTGCCATACATCCTTTTTTCGATAAAAATAAAATACAATTGAAATATTCTAAAACAGAATTAGTTGATTCAATTGAAGACATAAAACATCCGATATTCAGAGAAGTCCTCTCACATTATAATTTAAAGGGAGTTGATTTAAATTCAATAGCAGATGTCCCCGCCGGGACTGGTTTAGGTTCGAGTAGTTCTTTCACTGTCGGATTAATAAATGTGGTCAAAGCTTATTTAAATAAAGCTATCAGCTGTGAAAAACTTGCAGAATTAGCGTGCGAGGTAGAAATAGATAAAGTAGGCAGCCCGATTGGCAAGCAAGATCAATATGCCGCAGCTTTTGGAGGAATGAATTTTATTACATTTTATGGAGACGAAACTGTAAATGTTGAGAAAATTATTATGCAGCCGGATAAGAAAAAAGAACTGCAGGATAATTTAGTAATGATATACATTGGAGGAAATCATTCAGCAAATGACATATTGAAAGAACAGCAACAGATAATTAATGGATCGTCAGAATTCAATGTTCAAAAACAGATGGTACAACAAGCGTTTCAATTAAGATCGGCACTCGAAAAAAATGATATTGATGATTTTGGAAGATATTTACATGAACAATGGATGATGAAAAAAAGCTTAACAAAAGGAATCTCGAATGGATATATTGATGATATATATAAAAAAGGCATAAAATCAGGAGCTTTGGGAGGAAAGTTGCTTGGTGCTGGAGGTGCCGGGTTTATTTTGTTTTATTGTCAGGAAGAAAAACAAGATTTGTTCAGAGAATCAATGCAAGATTTTAATGAAATGAAGTTTACTTTCGATTCGGGAGGGTCAAAAATTATATATATGCACGATAATCTTTAA
- a CDS encoding conserved hypothetical protein (Evidence 4 : Unknown function but conserved in other organisms) — translation MISVCLASFNGEKYIKEQIDSILIQLGEDDELIVSDDGSTDKTLEIIREFDDQRIKLYENNKIHGYTHNFENALKHTSGDYIFFSDQDDIWLPNKVEIMLPHLVNDNFVISDGYITNEKLEIISRISSWRAYKKGYFQNLYKSIYAGCTSAFTKKIKEYVLPFPLTKYVQHDTWIGLLCELKFNVIYIEEPLILYRRHKTNTSSAGSKSTKAPFFMFKYRMILFFETLKRWIIRKF, via the coding sequence ATGATATCAGTGTGTCTTGCTTCATTTAACGGAGAAAAATATATTAAAGAGCAGATAGACTCGATTTTAATTCAACTTGGAGAAGATGATGAATTAATTGTTTCAGATGATGGTTCTACTGATAAAACGTTAGAAATAATTCGTGAATTTGATGATCAGCGGATAAAGTTATATGAAAATAATAAAATACATGGATATACACATAATTTTGAAAACGCATTAAAGCATACTTCAGGAGATTATATATTTTTTTCAGATCAAGATGATATATGGCTCCCAAATAAAGTTGAAATAATGCTTCCACACCTAGTAAATGATAATTTTGTTATTTCTGATGGATATATAACAAATGAAAAACTTGAAATTATAAGCAGGATTAGTTCGTGGAGAGCATATAAAAAAGGATATTTCCAAAATTTGTATAAAAGTATATACGCAGGATGTACTAGCGCTTTTACAAAAAAAATTAAAGAATATGTACTTCCATTTCCGTTGACAAAATATGTACAGCATGATACTTGGATAGGATTGCTTTGTGAGTTAAAATTCAATGTTATTTATATTGAAGAACCGCTTATTTTATATAGGAGACACAAAACAAATACTTCAAGTGCAGGGTCTAAAAGTACAAAAGCTCCTTTTTTTATGTTTAAATATAGAATGATACTGTTTTTTGAAACACTAAAAAGATGGATAATTAGAAAGTTTTGA
- the ribBA gene encoding Riboflavin biosynthesis protein RibBA (Includes: 3,4-dihydroxy-2-butanone 4-phosphate synthase; GTP cyclohydrolase-2), with translation MKTKLNTIEEAIEDIKAGKFVIVVDDEDRENEGDFICAAEKITPEMVNFMLKEGRGILCAPIAEERCDELELDMQVTNNTSIFTTPFTVSIDKLEGCTTGVSAADRAATFQAICDPASKPETFGRPGHIFPLRARSKGVLRRAGHTEAAVDLARLAGLFPVGALIEILNEDGTMARLPQLFEIAKKFNLKIISIEDLIAYRLQKESLIEKGEMVDMPTSYGHFKLIPFRQISTGQEHIALIKGEWKKDEPVLVRVHSSCITGDIFGSMRCECGEQLHKAMEMIEKEGKGVVVYINQEGRGIGLMNKIKAYKLQEEGMDTVDANIHLGFNPDERDYGVGAQILRAVGVCKIRLMTNNPKKRIGLEAYGLSIVENIPLEVQPNKYNAFYMKTKKVRMGHDLKYVGK, from the coding sequence ATGAAAACAAAACTAAATACAATTGAAGAAGCTATAGAAGACATTAAAGCCGGTAAATTTGTTATAGTTGTGGATGATGAAGACCGTGAAAATGAAGGTGATTTCATTTGTGCTGCTGAAAAAATCACTCCCGAGATGGTAAATTTTATGCTGAAAGAAGGAAGAGGAATTCTCTGCGCTCCTATTGCGGAAGAACGTTGTGATGAGTTAGAACTTGATATGCAAGTTACAAACAACACCTCCATTTTTACCACTCCTTTTACAGTTAGCATCGATAAATTGGAAGGATGTACCACAGGAGTTTCAGCAGCAGACAGAGCTGCAACATTCCAAGCTATTTGCGATCCTGCTTCGAAACCTGAAACTTTTGGGCGTCCCGGACATATTTTCCCTTTGCGTGCGCGCTCCAAAGGAGTTCTTCGCCGTGCCGGACATACCGAAGCTGCCGTTGATTTAGCACGTTTGGCAGGGCTTTTTCCTGTAGGCGCACTAATTGAAATTCTGAATGAGGACGGAACTATGGCGCGTTTACCGCAACTTTTTGAAATTGCCAAAAAATTCAACCTGAAAATTATTTCCATTGAAGATTTAATAGCTTACCGACTGCAAAAAGAATCACTCATAGAAAAAGGCGAAATGGTAGATATGCCGACTTCTTACGGACATTTTAAACTCATTCCTTTTCGTCAAATTTCTACCGGACAAGAACACATTGCGCTTATAAAAGGTGAATGGAAAAAAGATGAACCTGTTTTAGTACGTGTGCATTCCTCTTGTATTACCGGCGATATTTTTGGTTCAATGAGATGTGAATGCGGCGAACAACTTCACAAAGCTATGGAAATGATTGAAAAAGAAGGCAAAGGAGTCGTGGTATATATAAATCAGGAAGGACGCGGTATAGGTCTAATGAATAAAATAAAAGCGTACAAATTGCAGGAAGAAGGTATGGATACGGTAGATGCCAATATTCATCTCGGATTTAATCCCGATGAGCGTGATTATGGCGTGGGCGCACAAATTTTACGTGCGGTTGGCGTATGTAAAATCCGGTTAATGACAAATAATCCGAAAAAACGCATAGGATTGGAAGCGTACGGACTTTCCATTGTGGAAAATATTCCTCTCGAGGTGCAACCAAACAAATACAATGCTTTCTATATGAAAACAAAAAAAGTACGCATGGGGCATGACCTGAAATACGTTGGGAAATAA
- a CDS encoding putative NADP-dependent dehydrogenase HI_1430 (Evidence 3 : Putative function from multiple computational evidences), which yields MKTAFITGATSGFGRAIAIKLAKLGYRIIVTGRRKNLLDTLATEIQEKYTNEIIALNFDVRNNQQCIEAVNSLPEEYKKIDILINNAGLAAGAVPFEESLLEDFDRMIDTNVKGLLYITKLIVPLMIEQKSGLIINISSIAGIEVYPNGHVYCASKHAVNAITKGLRIDLVKHGIRVSSISPGMAETEFSIVRYHGDEEKAKGVYTGLTPLNADDIADAVEFIVTRPAHVEICDIQINPSQQANTYIAHRMQ from the coding sequence ATGAAGACAGCATTTATTACAGGAGCGACATCCGGTTTTGGACGAGCCATTGCAATTAAATTGGCAAAACTCGGGTACAGAATTATTGTTACCGGGCGAAGAAAAAATTTACTGGATACGCTTGCAACTGAAATTCAAGAAAAATATACAAATGAAATCATTGCATTGAATTTTGATGTGCGTAACAATCAGCAATGTATCGAAGCTGTAAATTCACTGCCGGAAGAATATAAAAAAATAGATATTTTAATAAACAATGCAGGATTAGCGGCAGGAGCTGTACCTTTTGAAGAAAGTTTACTCGAAGATTTTGACCGCATGATTGATACCAACGTAAAAGGACTGCTTTACATTACAAAACTGATTGTGCCGTTAATGATAGAACAAAAATCAGGACTTATCATTAATATCTCATCCATTGCCGGTATTGAAGTTTATCCTAACGGACATGTTTACTGTGCGTCAAAACACGCGGTAAATGCCATAACAAAAGGACTCCGCATCGATTTAGTAAAACACGGAATTCGCGTAAGCTCCATTTCTCCCGGAATGGCTGAAACAGAATTTTCCATTGTACGCTACCACGGCGATGAGGAAAAAGCCAAAGGAGTGTACACCGGACTTACTCCATTAAATGCAGATGATATTGCCGACGCGGTAGAATTTATTGTAACCCGCCCAGCACACGTAGAAATATGCGATATTCAAATCAATCCTTCACAGCAAGCAAACACATATATTGCACATCGTATGCAATAA
- a CDS encoding conserved hypothetical protein (Evidence 4 : Unknown function but conserved in other organisms) — MDYTDKINEYFNRLKQTLDLVSKKDISQLMKILVKAKDEDKNIFIMGNGGSASTASHFCCDFNKGISFGQEKMFKFICLNDNIPTMMAYANDLGYEEIFIGPLKNFLQKGDLVIGVSGSGNSMNVVKALEYANSIGAFTIGLTGYSGGKVKKICKHNVHIPIDDMQITEDLHLVLDHCMMSILCEKSI, encoded by the coding sequence ATGGATTATACAGATAAAATAAATGAATATTTCAATCGTCTAAAACAAACCTTAGATCTTGTTTCTAAAAAAGACATAAGTCAATTGATGAAAATTCTAGTAAAAGCAAAGGATGAAGATAAAAACATTTTTATAATGGGGAATGGTGGTTCTGCTTCTACAGCATCGCATTTTTGTTGCGATTTTAATAAGGGGATTTCTTTCGGACAAGAAAAAATGTTTAAATTTATATGCTTAAATGATAATATTCCTACAATGATGGCTTATGCAAACGATTTGGGTTATGAGGAAATATTTATAGGACCTTTGAAGAATTTTTTGCAAAAAGGAGATTTAGTGATTGGCGTTTCCGGTTCCGGGAACTCAATGAATGTTGTTAAGGCATTAGAATATGCTAATAGTATAGGAGCTTTTACTATTGGATTAACCGGATATTCCGGAGGAAAAGTGAAAAAAATTTGCAAACATAATGTTCATATACCTATTGATGATATGCAGATTACAGAAGATTTACATTTGGTATTAGATCATTGCATGATGAGTATTTTATGTGAAAAAAGTATTTAA
- a CDS encoding conserved hypothetical protein (Evidence 4 : Unknown function but conserved in other organisms), which produces MENPLISVVMATFNEPVNYIQQAIESILNQTYKNFEFIIIDDSTNSDTIEAINSYKYDNRVIIIRGEKRMGFVHSLNEGLKVAXGQYIARMDAXDISVKDRLEKQVDYLKSYKNIDVLGGNMGIINELGXIISHRKYXSNRLSLQLSSILRSPVAHPTVMFRRVVLESHLFYDESFKKAEDTEFWFRLRNNGFKITNLKDDLXYFXISGDLAKKRNIEHFSYNYKARIKNFSWKYFYVDIPSIIATRLYLFMPKRIVSYYYKKENKKYSN; this is translated from the coding sequence ATGGAAAATCCTTTAATATCGGTTGTAATGGCAACTTTCAATGAACCTGTTAATTATATTCAACAAGCTATTGAAAGTATATTAAACCAAACGTATAAAAATTTTGAATTTATAATTATAGACGATAGTACTAACTCAGATACTATTGAAGCCATAAATTCTTACAAATATGATAATAGAGTTATCATTATTAGAGGAGAAAAGAGGATGGGCTTTGTACATTCATTAAATGAAGGATTAAAAGTTGCCAANGGTCAATATATAGCCAGGATGGATGCTGANGATATTTCTGTGAAAGATAGATTGGAAAAGCAAGTGGACTATCTAAAATCATATAAAAACATTGATGTATTAGGTGGTAATATGGGTATCATAAACGAGTTAGGANATATTATTTCCCACAGAAAATATNCGAGTAATAGACTATCATTACAACTCAGTTCTATTCTTCGTAGTCCTGTAGCTCATCCGACGGTAATGTTCAGAAGAGTNGTNTTAGAAAGTCACTTGTTTTATGATGAGTCATTTAAAAAGGCNGAAGATACAGAATTTTGGTTTCGACTTAGGAATAATGGATTTAAAATTACTAATCTTAAGGATGACTTGNTATACTTTAGNATATCAGGTGATTTGGCAAAAAAAAGAAATATAGAACATTTTTCTTACAATTACAAGGCAAGAATTAAAAATTTTTCTTGGAAATATTTTTATGTAGATATTCCTTCAATAATTGCNACCAGACTTTATTTATTCATGCCAAAAAGAATTGTTTCATATTATTATAAGAAAGAAAACAAAAAATACTCAAACTAA